In the Triticum aestivum cultivar Chinese Spring chromosome 2B, IWGSC CS RefSeq v2.1, whole genome shotgun sequence genome, CGTCTCCTCGTTGCCTAACCAGGAGTATAAGCTGCAAAGCGTACACTCTCAAGATGCTCTTGAGATGATACAGAACCATCTCAACCTTATCATGGGGGAGCAGGCAGCAGCGCCACTAGATACCGTTGTCGAGATCAGCAACTTAAATCTTGGGAAGCTCTACGCAGCATCCATCATGTATGGTTACTTCCTCAAGAGGGTGGACGAGCGATTCCAACTCGAGAAAACCATGAAGACGCTCCCACCAAGCCTCAACGAAAAACTATTTACGGAGAGAGACATTAAGCCTAATCCGTTCATGGACATGGAGTCCCTGGTACGGATGACGCCTGATGGGGAGATGGTTGatgtggaggaggacgaggaaacAAACCCAAACAAGCTGAGGTCCTACGTTTCGCGGCTGGACGCCGATACGTTGCAGCGGTACGCTACCATTAGGTCCAAGGAATCGGTCTCGCTGATAGAGAAGCAAACGCAGGCTCTGTTTGGTCGGCCGGATATCAAAGTGCTGGATGATGGCTCTGTTAATGCTAAAGATGGTAAAACGGTAACGCTTACGTTCACGGAGCTCACACACCTTGTCCTGGAGGCGGCTGGTTTTGGGGCCTTTTTGTGGGAGGCTGAGAGCCATGTAGAATCCAAGTACCATTTTGTTAACAGTTGATTGTGCGTTTTGTTAATCTGGAAATGGGTTTCTGTGCATTTGATAGGGTAGGATCCAGTCCATCTCTGGTATGCCTTTTCAGTGTAGCTGATGCTCTTGCTCTTGTTTGCTCTCTATCAGCAGCAGCCAAGGGGTACGAATCAAACCATCACTGCCCATGGCTGATGGCTCCATGGCCCCTCAGTCACAGATCAGATTGTAATTTAACAGAGGAATGGAAAATGTTTCTTCTTATGATATActcctccgtcccaaattacttgttTTAGAGATGTCCCCCCTATCCATATTACATCGGTATccagacaaatgtaagacaagtaatatggatcggagggagtagtattatTCTCTTTACAACAGTTGTATATACTGCTAGTAAAAAAAGCCTTCTTTAGTTTTTGCGTCTTTGTCTCCACCTTTCTGTGCACCTTCATTCCCAACTTGTCCCTGGCGATAGCTTATGAACGGGACGTTCCTAATCGTAGCCGCTGTCATGGGCGGGCCCAACAAGCGCTGCTGGTCGCTTGACCGCTCACGCAGTCGCTTCGTTCGCTCAGGCAGGCCCAAGTGGGCCGCGGCTGTTTTTTGTGTTGTTGATTGATCTTGTAGAAAACAACCGGACGGTTTTTTAATACCTACGATTTTTTAATAATATAAAATTTAAAAAGGTTTACGATTTTTTAAAATAGTTCATCCATTTGAAATTTTTTTATCTGTTttataaaaagttcatcaattttgatttttttttcaaaaaattgacataagttcatcattttttaaaaagttcacaaacttaaacaagttcattgattttgataaAAAATTTATCTTCAAAAAAGGTAATtgattttgaaaatagttcttcgatatTTTTGAAAAGTTaataaattttgaaaaaagttcacaggtTTGGAAAAAGATCACTaatttaaaaaaaggaaaaaaagaaaagaaaaaataaacgcAAATACTGAATAAAAAGCATCCAGAAACCAGATTTTTAGAAAAAACGATCAGAACTTCGAAAAAGCCAGCcggaagcttctagaagcttcacaAAACCGAGTGGGTCTCTTCCCGAAAAAACAAACATCCAGGTGTGCGCGGTGGAGAAAGTAAAAGAAAAAACGTTTTAATGCTActattttttgcatggtaatatgtgTCGCATTAATAAAATAAAAATTTAGTTATAAGCCATGTAAACACCAACATAACAAGACTGAAAAGATAGGATAATCCTACATttttttcaaatggatgaactATTTTTAAAATCCGTAAAGAATGGATGAACTATTTTTAAAATCCGTAAACTCTTCTTAAAAATGGGATGAACTATTTTTAAAATCTATAAACTCTTTTTTAAAATGGATGAACTATTTTTAAAATTCGTAAATTTTTTTACAAACTATTTTTAAAATCCTTGGTGAAAAAGAAGACAAATCACCTCTTTACCCGAGCTCTACACGGCTCCATCGCTGATCTGAAGCATTACGTGCCTCCCAGGTAGTTAATTTGCTTGAAGCAAAACCACTGCCGTTGAAAGAATCGGACCAGAGTAACGTGTCctcggacacaccatcaaactcCAGAACTGACACCCCCACACGACTATGACACCGGAGGAGGAAACCAGAACTATCAGCCTCCAACCACCAACTCAACAAAGGATGCACCTTCttcctgttgggaaacatagcatgcaatttcaaaaaaattcctacgctcacgcaagatctatttaggagatgcatatcaacgagagggggagagtgtgtccacgtaccctcgtagaccgaaagcggaagcgtttgccaacgcggttgatgtagttgaacttcttctcattccgatcgatcaagtaccaaacgtacgtcacctccaagttctgcatacgttcagcttgatgacgtacctcgaactcttgatcaagtagagtgtcgaggaagtagaagagttccgtcagcacgacggcatggtgacggtgatggtgaagttatccgcgcagggcttcgcctaagcactacgtgaatatgaccggaggcgtaaactatggaggggggcgcctcacacggctaacaatcgttggtgtgtgttctaggcgccccctccccatgtatatattgGTGGGAGGagagaggcagcctagggcgcgcccaagtaggaggaatcctacttgggcccctagtccaattcggcctccccctttccttttaccggaagggggaaaagaaggaagagggaaggaggaaggaaaggggggaacctccacctccttctcctattcggcctcctaccataaggggggggggggtgccaccccttgtgggctggtgtgctctccTCCTATGgtccatatcttcccccggggggttccggtaaccccccggtactccggtatgtacccgatacatcccggaacacttccggtgtcggaatactatcatcctacatatcaatctttacctctcaaccatttcgatactcctcttcatgtccgtgatctcatccgcgagtccgaacaacattcggtcaccaaatcacataactcatataatacaaaatcatcatcgaacgttaagcgtgcggaccctacgggtccgagaactatgtagacatgaccgagacacctctccggtcaataaccaatagcggaacctggatgctcatattggctcccacatattctacgaagatctttatcggtcgaaccgttatgacaacatacgttatttcctttgtcatcggtatgttacttgcccgagattcgatcgtcggtatcttccctagttcaatctcgttactggcaagtctctttactcgttccataatgcatcatcctgcaactaactcattagttactttgcttgcaaggtttattatgatgtgcattaccgagagggcccagagatacctctccgatactcggagtgacaaatcctaatctcgatctatgccaacccaaaaaacaccttcagagatacctgtagagcatctttagaatcacccagttacgttgtgacgtttgatagcacataaggcattcctccggtatccgggagttgcataatctcataatcgaaggaatatgtatttgacatgaagaaaacggtagcaataaaactgaacgatcataatgctaagctaacaaatgggtcttgtccatcacatcattctcctaatgatgtgatcccgttcatcaaatgacaacacatgtctacggttaggaaacttaaccatctatgattaacgagctagtcaagtagaggcatactagggacacagtgttttgtctatgtatccacacatgtatcaagtttttggttaataaaattctagcatgaataataaacatttatcatgaataaggaaatataaaataacaactttattattgcctctagagcatatttcattcagtctcccacttgcactagagtcaataatctagattacattgtaatgattctaacacccatggagtcttggtgttagTCAACTAGTcaactacattcagatccgtatgttttttgcaaatctctatgtctccctccttgactagatcatggatggaattgaagcgtctcttgatgtgtttggtctttctgtgaaatctggattccttcgctaaggcaattgctccagtattgtcacaaaagattttcattggacccgatgcactaggtattacacctagattggatatgaactccttcatccagactccttcatttgctgcttccaaagcatctatgtactccacttcacacgtagatcccgccacaacgcctgcttggaactgcaccaactgacagctccaccattcaattaaatacgtatccgatttgtgacttagagtcatccggatcagtgtcaaagctagcatcgacgtaaccatttatgacgagctctttgtcacctccataaatgagaaacatatccttagtccttttcaggtacttcaggatgttcttgaccactgtctgatacatctccgtcgtatctataattttttattgttccatgccattattattcaactttcatatacttttggcaactttctatactatttttgggactaacatattgatccagtgcccagtgccagttcctgtttgttgcatgttttatgtttcgcaaaaacccaatatcaaacggaatccaaacaggataaaaatggacggagaattattttggaatatttgggatttttaggaggaagaatcaacgcgaagcAGTGCCTgaggtggccatgagacagggggtgcACCCTCCCCCCTAGGCACGCCTGGCACTCTCATGgaccacccgtaaggcagttgacgctcttcttttgccgcaagaaatataattttatgagaaagatctgggcgaaagattcaccccaatcggagttacggatctccggatataaaagaaacggtgaaggggcaggatctgagaacgcagaaatagagagagacagatagatagatccaatctcggaggggctctcgcccctcccacgccatgggagccaaggaccagaggggaaacccttctcccatctaggtagaaggtcaaggaagaagaagaagaaggggggccctctcccccttgcttccggtggcgccggaacgccaccgggggccatcatcatcaccgcgatcttcatcaacaacttcaccgccttcatcaccaactcttcccccctctatgcagcggtgtaacctctctattacccgctgtaatctctactttaacatggtgctcaacgctatatattatttcccaatgatgtatggctatcttatgatgtttgagtagatccgttttgtcctatgggttaattgatgatcgtgattggtttgagttgcatgttttattattggtgctgtcctatggtgctctccgtgtcgcgcaagcgtgagggatcccagctgtagggtttgcaatatgtttatgatttgcttatggtgggtggcgtgagtgaacagaagcacagacctaagtaagtaggttgtttgcgtatgggataaaggggacttgatactttaatgctatggttgggttttaccttaatgatctttagtagttgtggatgctttctagagttccaatcataagtgcatatgatccaagaagagaaagtatgttagcttatgcctctccctcaaataaaattgcaatagtgattaccggtctagttatcgattgccttggacaaataactttcttgtgacaaaaagctctctactaatacttactttattgcatctttatgtaacagcccctagtttatatttacgtgctctttattatcttgcaaacctatccaacaacacctacaaagtacttctagtttcatacctattctaggtaaagtgaacgtgaagcgtgcgtagagtcgtatcagtggccgataggacttgagagagtatttgttctacctttagctcctcgttgggttcgacactcttacttatcgaaagaggctacaactatcccgtatacttgcgggtcatcaagacctttttctggcaccgttgccgggaggtcatagcgtggggtgaatattctcgtgtgtgcttgtttgctttatcactaagtaatttttatttgctgttctaagttgttctctatctttagttatggatatggaacacgaaataccaaaaaaattaggtgtacttgctactcatggagatgaggaacctcctaaaaccctcgatgcttgctATGttcaaaatattatgtactactttgataatcctgagaaaaccccattcaactttataatgggagtaatgttggatcaacgtgaatactttagggattatcgcttgacacaaaagggaaactattatgggatcaaatttctatgttgcgttggtatgctaggcaactatgcttgatacatgattatacttgctGCTCCAGGATGAaggttccacaccttcccttttcatgaaaatttaatgataatgaaaccttagcttcttatgctaatggtatctatgattactatgatgtggaacaaatagaagaatttgttgcttttatgggtgcttatgagattgaatctatgtttaaagcgtttgacgattttgatgattcagtttatagaccagaaaattttgctatacttagatattgctatgaaaattatgaatacaattacaatattgaggcatttattgagaaagtctccgctgtccaagaagagactaatattttgcaggaagctatggaagaagaaattgatgaaactgtgagctcattggatgaaaaagatgatgaggagagcgaagaacaaaagtaggaagagcggattgatcatccgtgcccaccttctaatgagagtaactcttaaactcatacattgtttaattccccttcgtacttaccgaaggatgattgctaggATGATTGcaatgatcccgttgattctcttgaaatatccctttttgatgatgcttgctatgcttgtggccaagatgccaatatgaactatgcttatggagatgaacttgctctagttccttatgttaaacatgaaatttttgctattgcacccacgcataatagtcctattatctttctgaattctcccaactacactatatcgaagaagtttgtgcttataagaattatattgatgggttgccttttaccattgcacatgataattttggtgaatgtaatatgcatgtgcttgctgctcctacttgcaattattatgagagaggaactatatctccacctctctatgtttccaatacgataaaattgcaagaaactgcttatactatgcattggcctttactatgtgtgcatgaattgttcttttatgacatgccgatgcataggaagagagttagacttcgttgttacatgatatatgttactttgtgctcactactaaattacaaatcattgttaattaaaattggctttgatataccttgggatccgggtggatccattacttgagcaccatatgcctaacttaatggctttaaagaaagcgctgccagggagacaacccggaagttttagagagccatttatttctgttgagtgcttttatatagtttaaaaacaaaaaaaataaagaggggaaccctacaacttttcaaaaaggaaagtgaaagtgagaaagacaagcattgttgaagtgggagctagccttgaactttgttcatgctcatggaaactttgtgaatcttaattacagaaacttttcatcaaaaataattatccccttgtataattccattttattataaaaataatgtgccaaggttagcctttaggatgtttacaatgcttgttggtttgtaccgtgcaggacagaaactttggctgtagtgcgcgattttacattttttactggaacgtcaaacggttctgattctttttgcactgtccttctgtacaacttttttattGGTCCTAatgttggtagaatttttggggtaccagaagtatggtgaatgttcagattgctacagactgttctgtttttgacagattctgtttttgatgcatagtttgcttgttttgatgaatctatcaatttatatcagtggattaagccatgagaaagttatattacagtagacacaatgcaaaaacaaaatatgaattggtttgcaacagtacttagagtggtgatttgctttattatactaacggatcttaccgagttttctgtcgaagttttgtgtggatgaagtgtctaatcgaggaggtctcgatatgaggaaaaggaagagaggcaagagctcaagcttggggatgcccaaggaaccccaagtaaatattcaaggagactcaagcgtctaagcttggggatgccccggaaggcatcccctctttcttcaacaagtatcggtatgttttcatattcgtttcgttcatgtgatatgtgcaagtcttggagcgtcttttgcatttagtttttttacttttcttttatgcaccatgctggtatgatatagtacttggttgatttatagaatgatcattgcacttcacttatatcttttgagtatggctttataaaatgcttcatgtgcttcacttatatcatttgaagtttggattgcctgtttctcttcacatagaaaaccaccatttgtagaatgctcttttgcttcacttatatttgttagagcatgggcacatcttttgtagaaagaattaaactctcttgcctcacttatatctatttagagagatggcaggaattggtcattcacatggttagtcataaaatcctacataaacttgtagatcgctgaatatgatatgtttgattccttacaatagttttgcgatataaaggcgatgatattagagtcatgctagtggtcgactgtggattagtagaaatacttgtgttgaggtttgtgattcccgtagcatgcacgtatggtgaaccactttgtgatgaagttggagcacacttttatttattgattgccttccttatgagtggcggtcggggacgagcgatggtcttttcctaccaatctatcaccctaggagcatgcgcgtagtactttgttttcaaaggtttgtagatttttgcaataagtatatgagttatttatga is a window encoding:
- the LOC123046606 gene encoding UV-B-induced protein At3g17800, chloroplastic; its protein translation is MSAWADAALLLASPSPACSSSLPARPRHGRLRKGFPCTTRSKAGFQINHYQARSLKVKAKMDSGDGETQLAPVKFETPSGQLLAQILQSQPHLIPVTVDQQLENLTAEKIAQKEKAAKVPEDLLYKRIAEVKEKERQNTLEEIIYCWILFKFMENDIQMTPALSSSGGPVRDVSSLPNQEYKLQSVHSQDALEMIQNHLNLIMGEQAAAPLDTVVEISNLNLGKLYAASIMYGYFLKRVDERFQLEKTMKTLPPSLNEKLFTERDIKPNPFMDMESLVRMTPDGEMVDVEEDEETNPNKLRSYVSRLDADTLQRYATIRSKESVSLIEKQTQALFGRPDIKVLDDGSVNAKDGKTVTLTFTELTHLVLEAAGFGAFLWEAESHVESKYHFVNS